In Chloroflexota bacterium, a single window of DNA contains:
- a CDS encoding cobalamin-dependent protein (Presence of a B(12) (cobalamin)-binding domain implies dependence on cobalamin itself, in one of its several forms, or in some unusual lineages, dependence on a cobalamin-like analog.) has product MERRRDIELLCERYTASLLSGSHEEAFHAVRDTMERGVNPLMIYTEIITPALAEVGDAWHRGELNIAAEHLAIQITLQQSAHIRSVARRRKRVGAEAVITAVEGEMHAVGARLIADLFHLEGWDVAYLGQNTPTKDLVEWVRDRKPDLVILSLSQRDRIPVAKEAARILKSHENPPFVFVGGVGLSDSALRAEMPADLISADPLEAISVANSLLSVGEEPKTVDGHLSALGRHVQRLRKERGWSQQELAARAGLDRAYLSTVEKGKQNITIGAAVRIAVALDTSLTALISDEDPGRGPSQRLS; this is encoded by the coding sequence ATGGAACGTAGACGAGATATTGAGCTCCTGTGCGAGCGGTACACCGCGAGCCTGCTGTCCGGCAGCCATGAAGAGGCGTTCCATGCGGTAAGAGACACCATGGAGCGGGGGGTCAACCCACTCATGATCTATACCGAGATAATCACGCCTGCACTAGCGGAGGTAGGGGATGCCTGGCACCGCGGCGAATTGAATATCGCCGCCGAACACCTTGCCATCCAAATCACGCTCCAGCAGAGCGCGCACATTCGGAGTGTCGCCCGGCGGCGCAAGCGCGTTGGGGCCGAGGCGGTGATTACGGCCGTGGAAGGAGAAATGCACGCGGTGGGTGCGCGACTCATCGCCGATCTTTTCCATTTGGAAGGTTGGGACGTTGCATACTTGGGACAGAATACGCCCACCAAGGACCTGGTGGAATGGGTGCGCGACCGCAAACCGGACCTCGTCATTCTCTCGCTCTCCCAGCGCGACCGCATTCCTGTGGCAAAGGAGGCGGCCCGCATACTCAAGTCGCACGAGAACCCGCCGTTCGTTTTCGTTGGCGGTGTGGGTCTGTCAGACTCCGCTTTGCGCGCCGAGATGCCGGCGGACCTCATCTCCGCAGATCCCCTGGAGGCGATTAGTGTCGCGAATAGTCTCTTGAGCGTGGGCGAGGAGCCGAAAACCGTAGATGGCCACCTAAGTGCGCTGGGGCGTCACGTCCAGCGGCTGCGCAAAGAGCGGGGATGGAGCCAGCAGGAACTGGCTGCGCGGGCGGGGCTCGACCGCGCCTACCTCAGTACGGTGGAAAAAGGCAAGCAAAACATCACGATCGGCGCGGCGGTAAGGATTGCCGTAGCTCTCGACACCTCGCTCACCGCTCTTATCAGCGACGAGGACCCCGGCCGTGGCCCATCGCAGCGCCTAAG